The sequence ATGGACCCATTTTTATCAATTACAAATACTAAATCAAGGTTTTGGTTTTGAGGTGCATTTTTCATTTTTTTCACATCCAGTAACTTTGAATAAATAAAAGAAGCACGATTTAATAGTAATTTATACACAAAATAATATCTATATAATAACATATATATAGTTTTCCATTAGTCAAAAAGTACGATGGGGAAAATAATTAGAAAAAGAAGCGCAGAATGTTTAAAGTTTATATCCGCAATTAATACAGAAAATACTACCATCACAAATAAGATGACTGCATTTAGGGCATTTTAATCCTGTTTCAAGTTTAGCACCACAGGAAGTGCAGAATTTATCATTATCCCCAGTAGGAAAACCGCAATTTGAGCAGAATCCACCATGTGAATTATTAGAACCCCTATTAATTTGACAGCCATTGCCTATTACTGGTTTTGAGTAAAAATTTTCTTCATTTTCAATTTCACCAATCAATTGACTCATGGCAGCTATTCTTTTTGAATCTGAGGGATGTGTTGAGAAAAAATCGTGTTCATTGGAATTCTGTCTTGACATATCCTGCCAAAATGCCGGAATCTGAGATATGTCATATCCTGCCCAATGAATAATCATCATACCCAACCTATCCGCTTCAAGTTCCTGATCTCTTCCCCAGGGATTCATTAAGAAAAATTGAGAACCTATACTTGCAACATTTGTAGCCGCTCTTGTGAGGCTGCCAAGTCCTCCCAAACCGACAAGATCCATTGCAATACTTCCAATCCAAGCAACAGAAGTTATAGTGTTTTGTGCATTCTGAGCGCTGATTCTGGTTCTAGAATGGTCAAGAAGTGCATGAGCCATTTCATGGCCTAAAATAAAAGCTATTTTTTCTTCAGTATTGGCAAGTGAGAGAATACCTGAAAACATTACAATTTTACCTCCAGGCATGCAAAAAGCATTTACAGTATTATCCGCCACCAAATGAACATCCCATTCATAATACTCTTCAACATAATCCCCCCTGCCTATTTCGGATAAATAATTATTAACTGCATTAATCAGATTTACTGCAACATTTATAACAGTTTGGCCGTTTTGAGTGTTATCTAAAAGTTGTGACTGATTAATCATACCATAATATTCATTATATGACTGTTCTAGAAACTTGTCATCGTCAACCATGTCAAAATGCTTTTTTCCGGTAAACGGATTTATTTCATTTCTGTCATCTTTTGCCATATTCAATATTTTATTATAACAATTATATTTAAATTGTGTGTAACATTATGAAATACAGGCTGATAAAAAAAAGTCAATTGCCCAACAAATAGCTTACAGTTTTATCCTTTTTCAGTTTAAAAATAACAAAATAACATTTATTATTATTCAGAGCTAATTTTATTCTTCAAATAATTAATGAACAGACAAATTCAAGTTTAACATGAAAAGAATGGAAAAATGATAAGTTTAATTTTGGATTATACTTTTTGTTTCATCCAAAAGTTTTATATATTAATAATGACGAATTTATTTGTAGGAAGGAAGTTTCCTTCCGACGACATATTTAATTAAATTCATTAGTCAATTTTTCAATTTCCACTTTATTCAACTAATGGACAATATATTCAAAAGGTGATGTGAAAAAATGTCAACAAAAGATAATAAATTAGACCAAATAATAAAAACAATCGAAGTAAACGATATAAAATTTCTGAAATTAGAATTCTCAGATATACATGGATTACCAAAAAGCATGGCAGTGCCTCTTAAAAAAGCTAATGATATTGAAGATATCGTAAATGACGGATTATTGTTTGACGGATCATCAATAGCAGGATTAGCTTCAATTAACGATAGTGATTTACTTGCAAAACCGGATATTGACACATTTTCAACAATTCCATGGAGACCAGAATCAAAAGGTACCAGCAGATTCATATGTGATATTTTCACTACAGAAGGAAACCCCTATGAGGGAGATCCAAGAGGAGTACTTAAAAAATCATTACAATTAGCAGAAAAAAAAGGATATCAGTTTAATATGGGTCCTGAACCGGAATTCTTCATTATAAAAGAAGATGAAGATGGAAATTATATTCCTGCAGATGAAGCTGAATACTTTGATGTCGAACCATTAGATCAGGGTACTGACATTAGAAGGGAAATTGTATTCGGTTTAGAAAAATTAGATTTTGATGTAGAAGTAAGTCACCACGAAGTAGCAGCAGGACAACACGAAGTTGACTTTAAATATTCT comes from Methanobrevibacter sp. and encodes:
- a CDS encoding M48 family metallopeptidase, translating into MAKDDRNEINPFTGKKHFDMVDDDKFLEQSYNEYYGMINQSQLLDNTQNGQTVINVAVNLINAVNNYLSEIGRGDYVEEYYEWDVHLVADNTVNAFCMPGGKIVMFSGILSLANTEEKIAFILGHEMAHALLDHSRTRISAQNAQNTITSVAWIGSIAMDLVGLGGLGSLTRAATNVASIGSQFFLMNPWGRDQELEADRLGMMIIHWAGYDISQIPAFWQDMSRQNSNEHDFFSTHPSDSKRIAAMSQLIGEIENEENFYSKPVIGNGCQINRGSNNSHGGFCSNCGFPTGDNDKFCTSCGAKLETGLKCPKCSHLICDGSIFCINCGYKL